One window of Agrobacterium vitis genomic DNA carries:
- a CDS encoding amino acid adenylation domain-containing protein produces the protein MNSVDPIVALRARVAALSLAEREAFRRQLEARGIAWERVAPEETPQETSRVSTRTGRLPLTPGQKHFWLQQSLYPESSAYHVAYRWRLEGPLDRAALERSLATIVSRHAPLRTAFPVDAGEPWQEVDPNHAFAMGFTDLEATGEDGEALALAVATEPFDLSKAPLIRAHLLRQHEGDHLLAITLHHIVADGWSRGVLMRELTACYRAYRMGAAPALSHITRDFGDLVLDQHAWLQSPDCGRARDYWKQTLADLKPLELPSDRSRSSSVDMTAATVTRVIPVSMSSQVASLASQLGTTPFVVMAAAFSLLLHRYSGERDLSVCVPVAGRDDPDAAGLIGLFTNTLVLRAQLDPRMTFSQWVGAVQERFSDALDHQAFPFPLIAEALGMSRDQRQNPLSQVMFQLQSQDYRAQNAEQIDFGIDGLKVRQQPARLGETKVDLSWYVMERESGYLLNIEYRVAIFDAWRIERMAAHFEVLLGSILQSPNALLPRLAYLSKEEQAAVVALGTPTARPVPDITMHDAIAHVALRQPDAIALQSKGRSWTYGELQTDVDALAETLVSLSVHPGDRVAVSLPGRGQSVIAFLAILKAGAVYVPLDPDHPADRVAYVLEDSGVSLVLTDRADLYPAHRSLDPTRPMPMSETPAALPPSDPARIAYLLYTSGSTGRPNGVPIAHASLLNHLRSMAVSPGLAPGDRLLAITTPTFDISILEMLLPLSVGATTVLYGQDLLLAPQRLADVLVTDRISHLQATPAYWRMLIDSGWEGLPHLIALCGGEALDAPLARKLIDRTKELWNVYGPTEATIWASALRVTHAHAESGKVPVGGLLDNTHLHVLDAYMQPLPRGIGGELYIGGPCLSPGYWNRPALTAARFVPNPFYNENSPALRLYRTGDAVVRLANSEIEFIGRTDFQVKLRGYRIEIGEIEDKLLRESVVEQAIVTLDAENERLIAYVLVRDWPTTNDGEIERKLRQSLSAQLPRYMVPTAFVLMDEFPLNPNGKVDRKQLPIPQLSTTRTETVPARNAIEATLLEIWKAVLRREDFGIEDNFFDLGGDSIIGVQIVAKAQAKGLKLEPTQIFELQTIAAQAAVAVTESAVHTIEVQAIEVAESGPSFEMTPVQAGMLFHSLMAPASGTYIEQCWCVLEGPLNADAFKSAWGRVIARHEVLRGACRWLDVERPVMVIAEDVVPEWREADWSGEDAAGQETAFAAWLEADRRRGFTLDAAPLLRFALIRLGPGRHRFVWSFHHLLMDGWCGSLLVGEMLKAYAGESLPAPPPSYRQYVAWRDRQDITAAQAFWSQALADLPQGGLFGETKTGEAAQEAIVEIRRSLDASLATRLAAMARRERLTLATVLQGAWALLLSRYGAEDDVIFGTVLSGRPPDLPDADRMIGLFLNTVPFRARTRPDETVAEWLQGLQAAHRQREKHGHAALADIQRWAGKTADQPLFDTLLIIENLPLSMQAAFAEGTHTLTLSDPGSYERTHYPLSLRLFPGAEIEIALAADPSRLSSTGADRLLRHYETLLSSIADDPQACLGTIEMLNPEEREILLQTGRGSQTQPSVAVHDQIIARAQEEPGKAAVVQVGEGRDSAMSYGDLVGYADALALRLYQQGIGRGAVVAVYLRRGSALLPSLLAVMRSGAAYLPVDPDYPAERIAYMLADSGAALVLTDLGDSERAVMPQDVPVMDPTQIFGCASASFEPAAVQADDLAYILYTSGSTGQPKGVAITHGALANFIESMAERPGIDASDRLLALTTIGFDIAGLELFAPLSQGATVLLTESAIARDGRRLAALVDRVRPSVMQATPAGWRMLIEAGWPSEKGLRMLCGGEALDSRLAAELLDRGDCLWNLYGPTETTIWSAAAEVRREDLNGHSVTVAGPIQNTQLYVLDRRGEPVPPGTPGELHIGGAGLSPGYWGKPCLTADRFIPNPFRRGPQDGYHLYRTGDLVRLAENGALDFLGRIDNQVKLRGYRIELGEVEARLAAHPRVAEAAVLVEDGGAGKQLIAYLRWREPFAEEASAELGPHMADSLPLYMLPSAYVALDAFPLTPNGKVDRRALPACRPKSAPQQTRLPISGEPAATLAAIWREALKLDHVNPGDNFFECGGHSLLVVSLQGVIGKRFGISIDITAFFRFPTLETMAAHIAQLQAGREGEWSGGDRTLLRQAGRDRLAGRRGLRAERTVA, from the coding sequence GTGAACTCTGTCGATCCGATTGTGGCGCTGCGCGCCCGCGTTGCGGCGCTCAGTCTTGCGGAACGCGAGGCCTTCCGCCGCCAGCTCGAAGCCCGTGGGATCGCCTGGGAACGGGTGGCCCCGGAAGAGACGCCACAAGAGACGTCAAGGGTGTCAACGCGCACCGGGCGCCTGCCGTTGACACCCGGCCAGAAACATTTCTGGCTCCAGCAGAGCCTCTATCCCGAGAGTTCTGCTTATCACGTCGCCTATCGCTGGCGGCTTGAGGGGCCGCTTGATCGCGCAGCACTGGAGCGCAGCCTTGCAACGATTGTCTCCCGGCATGCACCGCTCAGAACAGCCTTTCCCGTGGACGCAGGTGAGCCTTGGCAGGAGGTTGATCCGAACCACGCTTTTGCCATGGGCTTTACCGATCTGGAAGCGACAGGCGAGGATGGTGAGGCGCTGGCGCTGGCTGTTGCGACTGAACCTTTCGATCTTTCAAAGGCACCGCTGATCCGGGCGCATCTCTTGCGGCAACACGAAGGCGACCATCTGCTGGCGATCACCCTCCATCACATCGTCGCGGATGGCTGGTCACGCGGCGTGCTGATGCGCGAGCTGACGGCCTGCTACCGCGCCTATCGTATGGGTGCCGCGCCCGCGCTTTCGCACATCACGCGCGATTTTGGTGATCTGGTTCTTGATCAACACGCATGGCTTCAGAGCCCGGATTGCGGACGCGCCCGCGACTACTGGAAGCAAACCCTCGCCGATCTCAAGCCGCTGGAATTGCCAAGCGACCGATCCCGCAGCAGCAGCGTTGACATGACGGCGGCCACCGTGACACGGGTCATTCCCGTCTCGATGTCCTCGCAGGTCGCCTCGCTCGCCAGCCAGCTTGGAACGACGCCTTTTGTGGTGATGGCTGCGGCCTTCTCGCTGCTGCTTCATCGCTACAGTGGCGAGCGGGACCTGTCGGTTTGCGTGCCCGTCGCCGGACGCGACGATCCGGATGCCGCAGGGCTGATTGGTCTGTTTACCAACACGCTGGTGCTGCGCGCGCAACTCGATCCGCGCATGACGTTTTCGCAGTGGGTCGGGGCGGTTCAGGAGCGCTTCTCGGATGCGCTCGACCATCAGGCATTTCCCTTTCCGCTGATTGCTGAGGCACTTGGCATGAGCCGCGACCAACGGCAGAACCCGCTCTCGCAGGTTATGTTTCAGTTGCAGTCGCAAGACTACCGCGCGCAGAATGCCGAGCAGATCGATTTCGGCATCGACGGTCTCAAGGTTCGCCAACAGCCAGCACGGCTGGGTGAAACAAAGGTCGATCTCAGCTGGTATGTGATGGAGCGGGAATCCGGCTATCTGCTCAACATCGAATATCGCGTGGCGATCTTCGATGCCTGGCGGATCGAGCGCATGGCCGCCCATTTCGAGGTTTTGCTCGGCTCTATCCTGCAATCTCCCAATGCTCTGCTGCCAAGGCTTGCCTATCTATCAAAGGAAGAGCAGGCCGCCGTCGTTGCACTTGGAACGCCAACCGCGCGGCCCGTGCCTGACATCACCATGCACGATGCGATCGCGCATGTCGCGCTGCGCCAACCCGATGCGATTGCACTTCAAAGCAAGGGCCGCAGTTGGACCTATGGCGAACTACAGACAGATGTGGACGCGCTTGCCGAAACGCTTGTCAGCCTTTCGGTTCATCCCGGCGATAGGGTCGCCGTTTCGCTGCCGGGCCGGGGGCAATCCGTCATTGCTTTCCTCGCCATTCTGAAAGCGGGTGCGGTCTATGTTCCGCTCGATCCCGATCATCCGGCGGATCGGGTTGCCTATGTGCTTGAGGATTCCGGTGTCAGTCTCGTATTGACGGACAGGGCAGATCTCTATCCGGCCCATCGCTCCCTTGATCCGACGCGCCCAATGCCGATGAGCGAGACCCCTGCCGCGCTACCCCCCTCTGATCCTGCGCGCATCGCCTATCTTCTCTACACCAGCGGCAGTACGGGCCGACCGAATGGCGTGCCGATTGCCCATGCCAGCCTGCTCAATCATCTGCGCTCCATGGCCGTCTCGCCGGGGCTTGCGCCCGGTGATCGGCTTTTGGCAATCACCACGCCCACCTTCGATATTTCCATTCTGGAAATGCTTCTGCCGCTCAGCGTCGGCGCGACCACCGTGCTCTACGGCCAAGACCTGCTGCTTGCGCCACAGCGGCTTGCCGATGTGCTTGTGACCGATCGTATCTCGCATTTGCAGGCAACGCCCGCCTATTGGCGCATGTTGATCGACAGTGGCTGGGAGGGATTGCCGCATCTAATCGCCCTTTGCGGCGGCGAGGCGCTGGATGCGCCACTTGCCCGCAAGCTGATCGACCGCACGAAAGAGCTGTGGAACGTCTATGGGCCAACGGAGGCGACAATCTGGGCAAGCGCGCTCAGGGTTACTCACGCCCACGCGGAAAGCGGCAAGGTGCCGGTTGGTGGCCTCCTCGACAATACCCACCTCCACGTTCTCGACGCCTATATGCAGCCCCTGCCGCGCGGCATTGGCGGCGAACTCTATATCGGCGGGCCGTGCCTCAGCCCCGGTTACTGGAACCGTCCGGCTCTCACAGCCGCCCGTTTCGTGCCAAACCCGTTCTACAATGAGAACAGCCCTGCGCTTAGGCTCTATCGCACAGGTGATGCGGTTGTTCGTCTGGCAAATAGTGAGATCGAATTTATCGGCCGCACGGATTTTCAGGTCAAGCTGCGCGGCTACCGCATCGAGATCGGTGAGATCGAAGACAAGCTGCTGCGCGAAAGCGTCGTTGAGCAGGCCATCGTCACGCTCGACGCGGAAAACGAGCGGCTGATTGCCTATGTGCTCGTTCGCGATTGGCCGACGACGAACGATGGTGAGATTGAGCGCAAGCTACGCCAGTCGCTGTCTGCGCAATTGCCGCGCTACATGGTGCCAACGGCCTTCGTGCTGATGGATGAATTTCCTCTCAACCCGAACGGTAAGGTGGATCGCAAACAGCTTCCGATCCCCCAACTTTCCACAACGCGTACGGAGACGGTTCCAGCCCGCAATGCCATTGAGGCGACGCTGCTGGAGATATGGAAGGCCGTGCTGCGGCGCGAGGATTTTGGCATCGAGGATAATTTCTTCGATCTCGGCGGTGACTCCATTATCGGCGTCCAGATCGTCGCGAAGGCACAGGCCAAGGGGCTGAAGCTCGAACCGACCCAGATTTTCGAGTTGCAGACAATCGCGGCACAGGCCGCAGTTGCCGTTACCGAAAGCGCGGTCCATACGATTGAGGTTCAGGCAATTGAGGTTGCCGAAAGCGGGCCCAGCTTTGAGATGACGCCAGTGCAGGCGGGCATGCTGTTCCACAGTCTGATGGCCCCAGCCTCAGGCACCTATATAGAGCAATGCTGGTGCGTGCTGGAAGGTCCGCTGAATGCCGATGCCTTCAAATCGGCGTGGGGGAGGGTGATCGCCCGCCACGAGGTTCTGCGCGGTGCCTGCCGCTGGTTGGATGTCGAGCGGCCAGTCATGGTCATTGCCGAGGATGTTGTGCCCGAATGGCGCGAAGCGGATTGGTCGGGCGAAGACGCGGCAGGGCAGGAGACAGCCTTTGCGGCATGGCTGGAGGCGGATCGCCGCCGTGGCTTTACGCTGGATGCGGCACCTCTTTTGCGGTTTGCGCTCATTCGGCTCGGTCCCGGCCGCCATCGCTTCGTCTGGAGTTTCCACCACCTGTTGATGGACGGCTGGTGCGGCTCGCTGCTTGTCGGCGAAATGTTGAAGGCTTATGCAGGCGAAAGCCTGCCAGCGCCTCCCCCGTCTTATCGGCAATACGTCGCGTGGCGCGACAGGCAGGATATCACTGCTGCGCAGGCCTTTTGGTCGCAGGCTCTCGCCGATCTGCCGCAAGGCGGCCTGTTCGGGGAGACAAAAACGGGCGAGGCAGCACAAGAGGCTATTGTCGAGATCCGGCGCAGCCTTGATGCCAGCCTCGCAACGCGGCTTGCCGCCATGGCGCGGCGGGAGCGGCTGACGCTGGCGACCGTGTTACAGGGTGCATGGGCGCTGCTTCTGTCACGGTATGGGGCCGAAGACGATGTGATCTTCGGAACGGTTTTGTCGGGCCGTCCGCCGGACCTGCCAGATGCAGACCGAATGATTGGCCTGTTCCTGAACACGGTGCCGTTCCGCGCCCGGACACGACCGGATGAGACGGTGGCCGAATGGCTCCAAGGCCTTCAGGCTGCGCATCGCCAGCGGGAAAAGCACGGGCATGCAGCGCTTGCCGATATCCAGCGCTGGGCAGGCAAGACCGCCGATCAACCACTTTTTGACACGTTGCTTATCATCGAGAACCTGCCGCTTTCGATGCAGGCGGCCTTCGCAGAAGGAACGCACACGCTTACCCTCAGCGATCCCGGCAGCTATGAGCGTACGCATTACCCGCTGTCGCTCCGGCTCTTTCCCGGTGCCGAGATAGAGATTGCGCTTGCCGCGGACCCGTCACGTCTGTCGTCCACCGGAGCTGATCGTCTGCTGCGGCATTACGAGACTTTGCTCTCATCCATCGCTGATGATCCGCAAGCCTGCCTTGGCACAATCGAGATGCTTAACCCCGAGGAGCGAGAAATCCTGCTCCAGACTGGCCGAGGTTCGCAGACGCAGCCAAGTGTGGCGGTCCACGACCAGATCATCGCGCGGGCGCAAGAAGAACCTGGCAAAGCCGCCGTCGTTCAGGTGGGTGAGGGCCGCGACAGCGCCATGTCCTATGGCGATCTCGTCGGTTATGCGGACGCTCTTGCCCTTCGCCTTTACCAGCAAGGCATTGGCCGGGGTGCGGTCGTTGCGGTCTATCTGCGGCGTGGAAGCGCGCTCCTGCCCTCACTGCTGGCCGTCATGCGGTCGGGTGCTGCCTATCTGCCTGTTGATCCCGACTATCCGGCAGAGCGCATTGCCTACATGCTGGCCGATTCCGGTGCCGCGCTGGTCCTGACGGATCTTGGGGACAGTGAGCGGGCGGTGATGCCGCAAGATGTTCCGGTGATGGACCCGACCCAGATATTCGGTTGTGCGTCGGCATCCTTCGAACCTGCTGCGGTTCAGGCCGATGATCTCGCCTACATCCTTTATACCAGCGGCAGCACCGGCCAGCCCAAGGGCGTGGCAATCACCCATGGTGCGCTTGCCAATTTCATCGAGTCCATGGCCGAAAGGCCGGGGATCGACGCGAGCGACCGCCTGCTGGCGCTGACCACGATTGGCTTCGACATTGCGGGGCTGGAATTGTTCGCCCCCCTTTCGCAAGGCGCAACAGTGCTGCTTACTGAGAGCGCTATTGCCCGCGACGGTCGGCGTCTTGCCGCGCTCGTGGATCGTGTCCGTCCGAGTGTCATGCAGGCAACGCCCGCCGGGTGGCGCATGTTGATCGAGGCGGGGTGGCCCAGTGAAAAGGGGCTTCGCATGCTGTGCGGCGGCGAGGCGCTGGACAGCCGTCTTGCGGCCGAGTTGCTGGATCGGGGCGATTGCCTGTGGAATCTTTACGGTCCAACCGAGACAACCATCTGGTCTGCGGCCGCTGAGGTGCGGCGTGAAGACCTCAACGGCCACAGTGTCACGGTTGCTGGCCCCATTCAGAATACCCAGCTTTATGTTCTCGACCGGCGCGGGGAACCCGTGCCACCCGGCACGCCGGGTGAGTTGCACATCGGCGGTGCGGGATTGAGTCCGGGCTACTGGGGCAAGCCCTGCCTGACAGCAGACAGGTTCATCCCCAACCCTTTCCGGCGTGGTCCGCAGGACGGCTACCATCTGTACCGCACTGGCGACCTCGTGCGTTTGGCGGAGAATGGCGCGCTCGATTTTCTCGGACGGATCGACAATCAGGTGAAGCTGCGCGGCTACCGAATCGAACTCGGCGAGGTCGAGGCAAGGCTTGCGGCCCATCCTCGCGTTGCCGAAGCGGCAGTGCTTGTCGAAGATGGCGGTGCTGGCAAGCAGCTTATCGCCTATCTGCGCTGGCGAGAGCCATTTGCCGAGGAGGCGAGCGCGGAGCTTGGACCACATATGGCCGACAGCCTGCCGCTCTACATGCTACCATCGGCCTATGTCGCGCTTGATGCCTTCCCGCTCACGCCAAACGGCAAGGTTGACCGCCGCGCACTTCCTGCCTGCCGGCCAAAATCAGCGCCGCAGCAAACGCGCCTGCCGATCTCCGGCGAACCCGCCGCAACGCTCGCCGCGATCTGGCGAGAGGCGCTTAAACTCGACCACGTCAATCCGGGTGACAATTTCTTCGAATGCGGCGGCCATTCGCTGCTTGTTGTCTCTTTGCAGGGTGTGATCGGCAAGCGTTTTGGAATATCGATTGATATTACCGCCTTTTTCCGGTTCCCGACGTTGGAAACAATGGCCGCCCATATCGCCCAACTGCAAGCCGGTCGGGAGGGCGAGTGGTCGGGAGGTGATCGGACCCTGTTGCGCCAGGCCGGTCGCGATCGCCTTGCGGGTCGTCGCGGCTTGCGGGCCGAACGCACGGTTGCCTGA
- a CDS encoding RrF2 family transcriptional regulator, whose amino-acid sequence MSSMRLKRQSEIAIGILTACAKSPSTKYPAQHLAQEVGATRDHAYQVVALLVRNGFLHSDRGPGGGLRLARDPKDIKLAEVLRITQPELDSNAEEPEPGTLAGQPLLDGIVAAASSFLVQLLDRFTVADLVAPPDRSALACLECSLVTSRPVRERLMQLPEPELSPLDDSLETDA is encoded by the coding sequence GTGTCATCCATGCGCCTGAAGCGGCAATCCGAAATTGCGATCGGTATATTGACAGCCTGCGCAAAAAGTCCATCGACGAAATACCCTGCTCAGCATCTGGCGCAAGAGGTCGGCGCGACGAGGGATCATGCCTATCAAGTCGTCGCTCTCCTGGTCCGCAACGGGTTTCTCCACAGCGATCGCGGGCCGGGCGGTGGCCTTCGCCTTGCACGCGATCCCAAGGATATCAAGCTCGCCGAGGTGCTGCGTATCACCCAGCCGGAACTGGACAGCAACGCGGAAGAACCGGAGCCCGGGACGCTCGCCGGGCAACCCTTGCTTGATGGCATCGTTGCCGCTGCGTCATCCTTCCTCGTCCAGCTGCTCGACCGTTTCACTGTCGCGGACCTCGTGGCCCCGCCCGATCGCTCCGCTCTCGCTTGCCTCGAATGCAGCCTCGTGACCTCCCGACCGGTTCGCGAGCGTCTGATGCAACTGCCTGAGCCCGAACTGTCCCCCTTGGACGACAGTCTGGAAACCGATGCCTGA
- a CDS encoding LLM class flavin-dependent oxidoreductase: MKFSLFYFDGDGSATNGDSYRLLMDSARFADDNGLSALWVPERHFHAFGGLYPNPSMIHAALAMVTKRVQLRSGSIVLPLHHPVRVAEEIAVVDNLSQGRVGVAIASGWTRNEFVLSREPHGSRRSLMWRSYDQVTKLLAGETLTFEDAEGNAVEAKTLPRPVQPRVPFWVACQSMETFVEAGRRGINVLTALLGETLESLTPKIAAYRRSLEKNGFDPAAGTVTIMVHTYLGGDVETVKANVKGPFSDYLRTHYHLLEGLARSMGLDIALENFSRDDLDSLIEFGVEGFIKGCSLIGTPESTAETVEALAAAGIDEIACLIDFVQDYDLVMGGLPHLARLARQHAPKLTIAEAV, translated from the coding sequence ATGAAATTCAGCCTCTTCTATTTCGATGGCGACGGCTCTGCTACGAACGGTGACAGCTATCGGCTGCTGATGGACAGCGCACGGTTTGCCGATGACAATGGCCTGAGCGCGCTCTGGGTGCCGGAGCGCCATTTCCATGCTTTCGGTGGCCTCTATCCCAATCCGTCGATGATCCATGCCGCACTGGCAATGGTGACGAAGCGGGTGCAATTGCGCTCCGGCAGCATTGTTTTGCCGCTCCATCATCCCGTGCGCGTGGCGGAAGAAATTGCCGTTGTGGACAATCTCTCGCAAGGCCGTGTGGGTGTGGCGATAGCATCCGGCTGGACGCGCAACGAATTTGTGCTGTCGCGCGAACCGCACGGCAGCCGCCGCAGCCTGATGTGGCGGAGCTACGATCAGGTTACCAAGCTGCTTGCTGGCGAGACGCTGACCTTTGAAGATGCAGAAGGCAATGCCGTCGAGGCAAAGACACTGCCGCGCCCGGTGCAGCCGCGCGTGCCCTTCTGGGTGGCGTGCCAGTCCATGGAGACCTTTGTGGAAGCGGGCCGTCGCGGCATCAATGTGCTGACGGCATTGCTTGGTGAGACATTGGAAAGCCTGACGCCCAAGATCGCCGCCTATCGCCGATCGCTGGAAAAGAACGGCTTTGATCCGGCTGCGGGCACCGTCACCATTATGGTGCACACCTATCTCGGCGGCGATGTCGAGACCGTGAAAGCCAATGTAAAAGGCCCCTTCAGCGATTATCTCAGAACCCATTATCATCTGCTTGAGGGGCTGGCCCGCAGCATGGGTCTCGATATCGCGCTCGAGAATTTCAGCCGGGACGATCTCGACAGCCTGATCGAGTTCGGGGTTGAGGGCTTCATCAAGGGCTGCTCTCTCATCGGCACGCCGGAAAGCACCGCAGAGACCGTGGAGGCGCTGGCTGCGGCGGGCATCGATGAAATCGCCTGCCTGATCGACTTCGTGCAGGATTACGATCTCGTCATGGGTGGTCTGCCGCATCTGGCGCGGCTTGCGCGCCAGCATGCGCCGAAGTTGACCATCGCCGAAGCCGTATAG
- a CDS encoding MATE family efflux transporter, whose translation METVEILGDVDRPHRPPSARTTKSLFRLSLPMFVHSLLTFLVMLSEMLIVSAYSADAAAAVAIARQVLQVVFEISSMVGIGAVILISHSLGRGDEEGARQIAALAVSTNTLLGLLAGGLLFLGGPVVLRILDVPASIVHETSLYLVLAAAAMAFNALATAALSCLRAFGSSRVIVMIGFFLSVIYIGATYVLVLGAGPIPPLGVAGAAYATLGSRIAMALMFGLAVYWTLGLRFVAGPIRARLSLVRRMLVLAFPSVSDYIGYGFYQLILLGFVAGFGVSSVLSRTYVMLAMTFLILVVMAVSQGNEVLVGYRWGEGRRQDAYRQALRSSLAATVVTMTIALLFWLFSNQYLGLFGQTGDVLELSTHLLLLTVLIQPGFAFNTVLLHSLRAVADVRVPVLVSIGLTWGLGLPLAWLFCVEAGYGVEGVWYALIVEETLKAGFMLSRWHARGWMRNAIT comes from the coding sequence ATGGAGACAGTAGAAATCCTTGGCGATGTGGACAGGCCGCATCGCCCGCCATCCGCGCGAACGACAAAGTCGCTTTTTCGCCTTAGCCTGCCGATGTTCGTGCATTCGCTGCTGACCTTTCTGGTCATGCTGTCGGAAATGCTGATCGTGAGTGCCTATTCCGCTGACGCAGCAGCAGCGGTGGCGATTGCGCGGCAGGTGCTTCAGGTCGTCTTCGAGATTTCAAGCATGGTCGGGATCGGCGCGGTCATCCTGATATCGCACAGTCTCGGGCGCGGTGACGAGGAGGGTGCGCGGCAGATCGCAGCACTGGCGGTTTCGACCAATACGCTCCTTGGCCTTCTGGCAGGCGGTCTGCTGTTTCTTGGTGGACCGGTGGTCCTGCGGATTCTCGATGTCCCGGCCTCGATCGTTCACGAGACCAGCCTTTATCTTGTCCTCGCCGCCGCTGCCATGGCCTTCAATGCGCTTGCCACGGCCGCGCTCTCCTGCCTGAGGGCCTTCGGCAGCAGCCGGGTGATCGTGATGATCGGCTTCTTTCTCTCGGTGATTTACATTGGGGCGACTTATGTCCTTGTGCTTGGTGCCGGACCAATCCCCCCTCTCGGGGTGGCAGGCGCGGCCTATGCAACACTCGGCTCAAGGATTGCAATGGCACTGATGTTCGGCCTTGCCGTCTATTGGACGCTCGGTCTTCGTTTCGTGGCGGGGCCGATCAGGGCGCGGCTCTCGCTCGTGCGGCGGATGCTCGTCCTCGCTTTTCCGAGTGTTTCGGACTATATCGGCTACGGTTTCTACCAGCTTATACTCCTTGGTTTCGTTGCGGGGTTCGGTGTCTCAAGTGTCTTGAGCCGTACCTATGTCATGCTTGCCATGACGTTCCTCATCCTTGTCGTCATGGCTGTGAGCCAGGGAAACGAAGTGCTGGTCGGCTATCGCTGGGGCGAAGGCCGACGACAGGATGCCTATCGCCAGGCGTTGCGCTCCAGCCTTGCTGCAACCGTGGTCACTATGACAATCGCGCTTCTGTTCTGGCTGTTTTCCAATCAGTATCTCGGATTGTTCGGACAGACTGGTGACGTTCTGGAACTTTCAACGCACCTGCTGCTGCTGACGGTCCTCATCCAGCCCGGCTTTGCCTTCAATACAGTGTTGCTGCATTCGCTCAGAGCAGTCGCCGATGTCAGGGTCCCGGTGCTCGTCAGTATCGGCTTGACCTGGGGCCTTGGCCTGCCGCTGGCCTGGCTGTTTTGCGTGGAAGCTGGCTACGGGGTGGAAGGTGTCTGGTACGCGCTGATCGTCGAAGAGACACTGAAGGCTGGTTTCATGCTTTCGCGCTGGCACGCGCGCGGATGGATGCGCAATGCCATCACCTGA